The following coding sequences lie in one Haladaptatus sp. DJG-WS-42 genomic window:
- a CDS encoding extracellular solute-binding protein, protein MANEAGNRPAKHTRRRFLQGTGATASALALAGCLGGGGGGGDGESTTVRYLSDRGDSKEVMDAIIAEFEEQSEYTVEVTYTSKGTSTDQEMQKMVAAGNPPDILFDTSTDAYRLQRDGVLAPLTDAVANNDLPDPVNVDGESYFAAAMVEPLMGWYRSDIYDENPETWENWQAEAQRVSEEEDMQGYIVQSGQTNNADTQMTQYLWQNDVQIYSGPSDNIEVTVDKGDNRAAAIETFEWVQQMAEYSPNGSGWEWGDAIGALQQENAAAGVSVGGLPILIMSSNRPDLVKQFSPMPFPVPQGKAQDKWWAYMEGHLVRNDGQATTGAQEFVKFFNQSEKFFDFVLSAPLFQFPPSREQLDSDAVKNNETLNEYPEVLQLVKDNWDVFTSVLATGDGGAPNLLAADGYGNQVFGQAADQLLVGGKSPEETVDWLAEKLRSLKR, encoded by the coding sequence ATGGCTAACGAGGCAGGCAACCGACCAGCGAAGCACACCAGACGACGATTCTTACAGGGCACGGGCGCGACCGCATCCGCACTCGCACTCGCCGGCTGTCTTGGCGGCGGTGGCGGCGGAGGCGACGGCGAGAGCACCACCGTCCGCTACCTCTCAGACCGCGGCGATTCGAAGGAAGTGATGGACGCGATTATCGCCGAGTTCGAAGAGCAATCAGAGTACACTGTCGAAGTGACGTACACCTCGAAGGGGACTTCGACCGACCAAGAGATGCAGAAGATGGTGGCGGCGGGCAACCCACCGGACATCCTCTTTGACACCTCGACCGACGCCTACCGCCTCCAGCGAGACGGCGTCCTCGCGCCGCTCACCGACGCAGTGGCGAACAACGACCTCCCTGACCCCGTGAACGTAGACGGCGAGTCCTACTTCGCGGCGGCGATGGTCGAACCGCTGATGGGGTGGTATCGAAGCGACATCTACGACGAGAATCCAGAGACGTGGGAGAACTGGCAGGCAGAGGCACAGCGCGTCTCCGAAGAAGAGGACATGCAGGGGTACATCGTCCAGTCCGGGCAGACGAACAACGCCGACACACAGATGACCCAGTACCTCTGGCAAAATGACGTCCAAATCTACTCCGGGCCGTCTGACAACATCGAGGTCACGGTGGACAAAGGCGACAACCGCGCCGCCGCCATCGAGACGTTCGAGTGGGTCCAGCAGATGGCCGAGTACTCGCCCAACGGCAGCGGGTGGGAGTGGGGCGACGCGATTGGTGCGCTCCAACAGGAAAACGCCGCCGCGGGCGTCTCCGTAGGTGGACTGCCCATCCTCATCATGTCCAGTAACCGCCCAGATTTAGTGAAGCAGTTCAGCCCGATGCCGTTCCCCGTTCCACAGGGGAAGGCCCAGGACAAGTGGTGGGCGTACATGGAGGGCCACCTCGTGCGAAACGACGGCCAAGCGACGACGGGCGCACAGGAGTTCGTGAAGTTCTTCAACCAGTCTGAGAAGTTCTTCGACTTCGTGCTCTCTGCGCCGCTGTTCCAGTTCCCACCAAGCCGCGAACAGCTCGACAGCGACGCGGTCAAAAACAACGAGACGCTGAACGAGTACCCAGAAGTCCTCCAACTCGTCAAGGACAACTGGGACGTGTTCACCTCCGTCCTCGCCACGGGCGACGGCGGCGCGCCGAACCTGCTCGCCGCAGACGGCTACGGCAACCAGGTGTTCGGACAGGCCGCAGACCAACTGCTCGTCGGCGGGAAATCTCCGGAGGAGACCGTCGATTGGCTCGCTGAAAAGCTCCGTAGTCTCAAGCGATGA
- a CDS encoding helix-turn-helix domain-containing protein: MLRATLYLDLQCDCVLSKITSEGDESFTVTQEEVLDDEYITFLIEAGERSDRFEARLREDEMVTEVERIGTSGLLVTKRSCGALPIIRENHGMLHGLDRVNGNERVFDVIVFRREDLKAIVTDLRKIGSVRLGRLTPVDDTTSSLSTRQEEVIRAAIEQGYFDWPRRIDAKTLAAQLDITHTTLLEHLRKAEKKLLTEALHQSSTQVAVGNPPVAPGPST; encoded by the coding sequence ATGCTTCGCGCGACCCTCTATCTCGACTTGCAGTGTGACTGTGTCCTGAGCAAAATCACAAGCGAGGGAGACGAATCGTTCACCGTCACGCAAGAAGAAGTGCTGGACGACGAGTACATCACGTTCCTCATCGAAGCCGGTGAACGAAGCGACCGCTTCGAGGCGCGCCTGCGCGAGGACGAGATGGTGACCGAGGTCGAGCGTATCGGAACCTCCGGGCTGCTCGTCACCAAACGCTCATGTGGTGCGTTGCCCATCATCCGTGAAAATCACGGCATGCTCCACGGATTAGACCGCGTCAACGGCAACGAGCGCGTGTTCGACGTCATCGTGTTCAGACGCGAAGACCTGAAAGCCATCGTTACAGACCTTCGGAAAATCGGGAGTGTCAGACTCGGCCGCCTGACGCCAGTAGACGACACGACGAGTTCGCTCTCGACGCGACAAGAGGAGGTCATCAGAGCCGCCATAGAACAGGGCTACTTCGACTGGCCTCGACGCATCGACGCGAAGACGCTCGCCGCCCAACTCGACATCACGCACACGACGCTCTTAGAACACCTGCGGAAAGCCGAGAAAAAGCTCCTCACCGAGGCGCTCCACCAGTCGTCGACGCAGGTGGCCGTTGGCAACCCACCCGTTGCTCCCGGCCCGTCTACGTGA
- a CDS encoding sugar ABC transporter permease, producing the protein MSVSLKNRLRTPDLDGSTWLLLVSFVPLVAFFIVVWVVPIAYALGMSLFQEPVRNPVFVGLGNYVSLLTEPTFWGFLWNSVVYAIATTGLSLVLGLGLALVVNQKIRGGAALRTLMIFPYLLPTLVVIFMWKFILDPNIGVLNQVLENAGLIAEPIAFFSTLTWAMPAVVITSVWKFASFAFFILLARLQAIDPDLYERARVEGATTWQAFRDITMPHLRGAILIILLVRGIWMFNKFDIIYLTTRGGPLQETTTLPIRVFQIAFNEVNFGEATALAGIMFFLLAAAAVVYFRTFAPETEVAH; encoded by the coding sequence ATGAGCGTCAGCCTGAAAAACCGCCTTCGAACCCCCGACTTAGACGGGAGCACGTGGCTCTTGCTCGTGTCGTTCGTCCCGTTGGTGGCGTTTTTCATCGTCGTCTGGGTCGTCCCGATAGCGTACGCCCTCGGAATGAGTCTGTTTCAAGAGCCGGTGCGAAATCCGGTGTTCGTCGGGCTCGGCAACTACGTCTCACTCCTCACAGAGCCAACGTTCTGGGGCTTTCTCTGGAACAGCGTCGTCTACGCCATTGCGACGACAGGGCTCAGCCTCGTGCTCGGCCTTGGGCTTGCACTCGTCGTGAACCAGAAGATTCGCGGTGGGGCGGCCCTACGGACGCTGATGATTTTCCCGTATCTGTTGCCGACGCTCGTGGTCATCTTCATGTGGAAATTCATCTTAGACCCGAACATCGGCGTCCTCAATCAGGTGCTCGAAAACGCCGGTCTCATCGCAGAGCCAATCGCCTTCTTCTCGACGCTGACGTGGGCGATGCCCGCCGTCGTCATCACGAGCGTCTGGAAGTTCGCGTCGTTCGCGTTTTTCATCCTGCTCGCCCGCTTGCAGGCCATCGACCCCGACCTGTACGAACGGGCGCGCGTCGAGGGCGCGACGACGTGGCAGGCGTTCCGCGACATCACCATGCCCCACCTCCGAGGAGCCATCCTCATCATCCTCCTCGTCCGGGGCATCTGGATGTTCAATAAATTCGACATCATCTATCTGACCACGCGCGGCGGGCCACTGCAGGAGACGACCACCCTCCCGATTCGCGTGTTCCAAATCGCGTTCAACGAGGTGAACTTCGGTGAGGCGACCGCGCTCGCAGGCATCATGTTCTTCCTGCTCGCGGCGGCCGCTGTGGTCTACTTCCGTACGTTTGCGCCGGAAACGGAGGTGGCCCACTGA
- a CDS encoding DUF6517 family protein — protein sequence MISRRRALALFSMGAVGSLSGCIGFLTGSEALKFSAETATVASASLDETGYEKAPDSSGEQTVERSFSVADQERQVEVTNHIQEYKRKVDLGLLGEQELARFIVLSTPKVDIAGKTFNPVGEWSAKEFVMQIQSAYKGLSDIQQEGERSVSMLGESRTVTKFSARAEVANGEKVDVYIHVTEAVGDGDDYVVGIGVYPQQIDGEQARVDELIAGIEH from the coding sequence ATGATATCACGGCGTAGAGCACTTGCCCTGTTTTCGATGGGGGCAGTTGGTTCACTGAGCGGATGTATTGGCTTCTTGACAGGGTCGGAGGCGCTCAAATTCTCGGCTGAAACTGCGACAGTCGCCTCGGCGTCCCTCGACGAGACCGGCTACGAGAAAGCGCCGGATTCCTCCGGTGAGCAGACGGTCGAACGGTCGTTCTCGGTTGCAGACCAAGAACGGCAGGTCGAGGTCACGAACCACATCCAGGAGTACAAACGCAAGGTCGACCTCGGCCTCCTCGGTGAGCAGGAACTCGCCCGTTTCATCGTCCTCTCGACGCCGAAAGTTGACATCGCGGGCAAGACGTTCAACCCCGTTGGCGAGTGGTCTGCAAAGGAGTTCGTCATGCAGATTCAGTCGGCCTACAAGGGGCTGAGCGACATCCAACAGGAAGGCGAGCGCTCGGTTTCGATGCTCGGAGAGAGCCGAACGGTGACCAAATTCAGCGCCCGTGCAGAGGTCGCAAACGGCGAGAAGGTTGACGTGTACATTCACGTCACCGAAGCTGTGGGCGACGGCGACGACTACGTCGTCGGCATCGGCGTCTACCCACAGCAGATCGACGGCGAGCAGGCACGCGTAGACGAACTCATCGCGGGCATCGAGCACTAA
- a CDS encoding PAS domain-containing sensor histidine kinase has protein sequence MGDSIHTEEQFQALIEGSSDIIAILDKSGAIVYQSPSTSRVLGYGPGDLLGDNAFDYVHPDDQEHTIAEFFRALEDPNYIPTIEYRFRHADGSYLTLESRGQNRFDDPNVEGFVVNTRDVTERVQREQTLTALREATNRLITTGSQQAVAKAVVTVAEDVLGESLTAVWLKESDPDRLTLTAQTESLADFDLYESVRPSNGLIWPVFRAGRTYVFDDIQTQDLAIPETPIHSAIMVPLGHHGVLGIGARELEKFTDNDVDFAEILASSATAALDRLEQERELEFQNRRLDFLNHILRHDVLNSMFVIQSRAELLQSHTDEEGARHLATILTWCDDIVSMTKEMRLIVDTMSGGEGKPVGPTNLSASLRAATDKIENTHDEVTITTQIPDGITVSANDTLSQVFDNLLGNAVTHNTTGTLSLDVWCEVYADEVIVAIADSGGGIADDRKTEIFRRDVKGLESGGSGLGLYFVDTLVRSYGGTVWVEDNDMGGATFFVSLSPADASA, from the coding sequence ATGGGTGATTCCATCCACACCGAGGAGCAGTTTCAGGCACTGATTGAGGGCTCCTCTGATATCATCGCAATTCTCGATAAATCGGGGGCAATTGTGTATCAAAGTCCCTCTACTTCACGGGTACTCGGCTACGGGCCGGGCGACCTTCTCGGCGATAACGCCTTTGACTATGTCCATCCCGACGACCAAGAGCACACCATCGCAGAGTTCTTTCGCGCGCTCGAGGACCCAAACTACATCCCGACTATCGAATACCGGTTTCGACACGCAGACGGCTCGTATCTGACGCTCGAATCTCGTGGCCAGAACCGCTTTGACGACCCGAACGTCGAGGGGTTCGTCGTGAACACCCGCGACGTGACCGAGCGGGTCCAACGCGAACAGACGCTCACCGCGCTCAGAGAGGCAACCAACCGCCTCATCACAACCGGGTCACAGCAAGCGGTCGCAAAGGCGGTCGTCACGGTCGCAGAGGACGTCCTCGGCGAATCGCTCACCGCGGTGTGGCTCAAAGAGTCAGACCCAGACCGCTTGACGCTCACCGCCCAGACGGAGTCGCTAGCCGATTTCGACCTCTATGAGAGCGTCCGTCCGAGCAACGGACTCATCTGGCCGGTGTTCCGCGCGGGACGGACCTACGTGTTCGACGATATCCAAACCCAAGATCTCGCCATCCCGGAAACGCCGATTCACAGCGCCATCATGGTTCCACTCGGCCACCACGGCGTGCTCGGTATCGGCGCACGGGAACTCGAGAAGTTCACCGACAACGACGTCGACTTCGCAGAGATTCTTGCGAGTAGCGCCACGGCCGCCTTAGACCGGCTCGAACAGGAACGCGAACTCGAATTTCAGAACCGTCGCCTCGACTTTCTGAACCACATCCTCCGCCATGACGTGTTGAACAGCATGTTCGTCATCCAATCGCGTGCAGAGTTGCTCCAATCCCACACCGACGAGGAGGGCGCACGTCACCTTGCGACGATTCTCACCTGGTGTGACGACATCGTTTCGATGACAAAGGAGATGCGCCTCATCGTCGATACCATGAGCGGCGGTGAGGGGAAACCCGTTGGCCCAACCAACCTCTCTGCGTCGCTGCGCGCGGCGACCGACAAGATTGAAAACACCCACGACGAGGTCACCATCACGACGCAGATTCCCGATGGCATCACCGTCTCCGCGAACGACACCCTCTCGCAGGTGTTCGACAACCTACTCGGCAACGCGGTGACGCACAACACAACCGGGACGCTCTCACTCGACGTGTGGTGTGAGGTGTACGCAGACGAGGTCATCGTCGCCATCGCCGACAGCGGTGGCGGCATCGCCGATGACCGGAAAACCGAAATCTTCAGACGCGACGTGAAAGGCTTAGAAAGCGGTGGCTCCGGACTCGGTCTCTACTTCGTTGATACGCTCGTTCGAAGCTACGGCGGAACAGTCTGGGTCGAAGACAACGACATGGGCGGTGCAACGTTTTTCGTCTCGCTTTCTCCCGCAGATGCGAGTGCGTGA
- the corA gene encoding magnesium/cobalt transporter CorA has product MTTEAVVFVDGEITQYDDLDAAKAAQGTTWVRATEASEGELLDVAAVFDIHPLTVEDLVNDVRPKTEEFRNYTFVLMKTARLRKGDTTFNEEIRDIPVGVYIGDDWVVTLSAARIKAIDTTWEAVLREDERLLERGPDFTAYRVIDGIVDGYFDVLDQLEDQIEAIEDEVTTSTDIETLEAINAVRRDLLSFRKVSWPSREAVGILARGDPKQIQQPTEKYYRDVYDHIVQVVDLIETYRDLVSGARDIYLNVLSQSTNDVMKTLTVVATIVLPLTLVTGLFGMNFAGSAYNMPELQWPYAYPTVLLGMFLITIILVVYFRERSFL; this is encoded by the coding sequence ATGACCACCGAAGCGGTCGTTTTCGTTGACGGCGAAATCACACAATACGACGACCTTGACGCTGCGAAAGCCGCACAGGGAACGACATGGGTGAGGGCAACCGAAGCGAGCGAAGGGGAGCTGCTCGATGTGGCGGCCGTGTTCGACATCCACCCGCTCACGGTCGAAGACCTCGTAAACGACGTCCGCCCGAAAACCGAAGAGTTTCGCAACTACACGTTCGTCCTCATGAAAACCGCGCGGCTCCGGAAAGGTGATACGACGTTCAACGAGGAAATTCGCGACATTCCCGTTGGCGTCTACATCGGCGACGACTGGGTCGTCACGCTCTCGGCGGCCAGAATCAAAGCCATCGACACCACGTGGGAGGCAGTGTTACGCGAAGACGAGCGGTTGCTCGAACGGGGGCCTGACTTCACTGCCTACCGCGTCATCGACGGCATCGTAGACGGCTACTTCGACGTGTTAGACCAGCTCGAAGACCAAATCGAAGCCATCGAAGACGAGGTGACGACCTCGACGGACATCGAGACACTTGAAGCCATCAACGCGGTTCGCCGCGACCTGCTCTCGTTTCGGAAAGTTTCGTGGCCCTCGCGCGAAGCGGTGGGCATCCTCGCCCGCGGGGACCCGAAGCAAATCCAACAGCCCACAGAAAAGTACTACCGCGACGTGTACGACCACATCGTGCAGGTAGTGGACCTCATCGAAACCTACCGTGACCTCGTAAGCGGCGCGCGAGACATCTACCTCAACGTGCTCTCACAGTCGACAAATGACGTGATGAAAACGCTCACCGTCGTCGCAACCATTGTCTTGCCGCTCACGCTCGTCACGGGATTGTTCGGCATGAATTTCGCTGGCAGCGCCTACAACATGCCCGAGTTGCAGTGGCCCTACGCCTATCCCACCGTCCTCCTCGGGATGTTTCTCATCACGATTATCCTCGTCGTGTACTTTCGCGAACGGTCGTTTCTTTAG
- the cysS gene encoding cysteine--tRNA ligase has protein sequence MTLHVTNTLTGEREVFTPQNPDSVLLYYCGLTVSDFAHLGHARSWVHVDVMHRWLEFLGYDVHHVENFTDVNEKIVARIGADVGDDEASVARHFIEQTLADMRSLNLKRAEIYPRVSEHIPEIESLIETLMEKGYAYESNGSVYFDVTTFPDYGKLSNQSVEDLESQGDPTERSEKRNPADFALWKAGEAHPDDAPPGGDVWDAPWGEGRPGWHIECSAMSMTHLDETIDIHVGGQDLVFPHHENEVAQSEAATGKQFARYWLHVRLLETEGEKMSTSLGNFSTAKDIVAEYGTDVVRMFLMSAAYNRTQLFNEATFSEAEKRWETLSRGYERAVEACDSVDASGKVVDEALRAALDATRDSFTDAMNDDFNTREALAALLELVSAVNRHADDTAQFDYKGLHEAVTLFEELGGGVLGFTFGGEPESDVSLAGEVVDLVLRVREQEREAGNYERADELRDELDALGVTIEDSDNGPTYRL, from the coding sequence ATGACGCTACACGTGACGAATACGCTCACAGGTGAGCGCGAGGTGTTCACGCCACAGAACCCGGACTCCGTTCTTCTTTATTACTGTGGCCTCACCGTCTCTGATTTCGCGCACCTCGGCCACGCCCGCTCGTGGGTGCACGTTGACGTGATGCACCGGTGGCTCGAATTTCTTGGCTACGACGTTCACCACGTCGAGAACTTCACCGACGTAAACGAGAAAATCGTCGCGCGAATCGGTGCCGACGTAGGCGACGACGAGGCGTCGGTGGCGCGCCACTTCATCGAGCAGACACTCGCCGACATGCGCTCGCTGAACCTGAAGCGCGCAGAGATTTATCCCCGCGTCTCAGAGCACATCCCCGAAATCGAGTCGCTCATCGAGACGCTCATGGAGAAGGGCTACGCCTACGAATCGAACGGGTCGGTCTACTTCGACGTGACCACGTTCCCCGACTACGGCAAACTCTCGAATCAGTCGGTCGAGGATTTGGAGTCACAGGGCGACCCGACCGAACGCTCTGAAAAGCGCAACCCGGCAGACTTCGCGCTCTGGAAAGCCGGAGAAGCCCACCCCGACGACGCTCCGCCGGGCGGCGACGTGTGGGACGCACCGTGGGGCGAAGGCAGACCGGGCTGGCACATCGAGTGCTCTGCGATGTCGATGACGCACCTCGACGAAACCATCGACATCCACGTCGGCGGCCAAGACCTCGTCTTCCCGCACCACGAAAACGAAGTTGCCCAGAGCGAGGCGGCCACTGGCAAGCAGTTCGCGCGCTACTGGCTTCACGTCCGCCTGCTCGAAACCGAGGGCGAGAAGATGTCCACGAGTCTTGGCAACTTCTCGACGGCCAAAGACATCGTTGCAGAGTATGGAACAGACGTGGTGCGAATGTTCCTCATGTCCGCCGCGTACAACCGCACACAACTGTTCAACGAGGCGACGTTCAGCGAGGCCGAAAAGCGCTGGGAGACGCTTTCACGGGGCTACGAACGCGCGGTCGAAGCCTGCGACAGCGTGGACGCCTCCGGCAAGGTCGTAGACGAGGCACTCAGAGCTGCTCTCGACGCAACCCGCGACTCGTTCACCGACGCGATGAACGACGACTTCAACACCCGCGAGGCGCTCGCGGCACTGCTCGAACTCGTCTCTGCGGTCAACCGCCACGCGGACGACACAGCCCAGTTCGACTACAAAGGCCTCCACGAGGCGGTCACGCTGTTCGAGGAACTCGGTGGCGGCGTCCTCGGCTTCACCTTCGGCGGCGAGCCAGAAAGCGACGTTTCGCTCGCGGGTGAGGTCGTTGACCTCGTGCTCCGGGTGCGTGAACAGGAGCGCGAGGCAGGGAATTACGAACGCGCAGACGAACTGCGCGACGAACTCGACGCGCTCGGCGTCACCATCGAAGATTCGGACAACGGCCCGACCTATCGCCTCTAA